A part of Deltaproteobacteria bacterium genomic DNA contains:
- a CDS encoding LysE family transporter, with protein MEILFVLLGIFSSSFLIALSGALIPGPLLTITITEASRRGFWAGPLIILGHGLLEFTLLILLLLGVGALVNQPYIMGGVALMGAGLLWWMGLGLLKEARQAQPSLNQNHSCSIHPIWAGILMSLANPYWLIWWLTLGLGYVMFAYKYGFWGIAFFFFGHILADLGWYSLVSLAVAQGKQFLSDRLYHGFMVFCALFLLGFGCYFGIQGVRMCWFS; from the coding sequence ATGGAAATTCTGTTTGTCCTTTTGGGCATTTTTAGCTCTTCATTTCTGATTGCCCTTTCCGGGGCCTTGATACCCGGACCGCTGCTGACCATTACCATCACTGAGGCTAGTCGTCGAGGCTTTTGGGCCGGGCCGCTAATCATCCTGGGACACGGATTACTAGAGTTCACGCTGCTTATCCTGTTACTGCTGGGAGTCGGAGCTCTGGTCAACCAGCCCTATATTATGGGTGGGGTGGCCCTGATGGGGGCCGGCCTGTTATGGTGGATGGGTCTGGGCCTGCTTAAAGAGGCCCGACAGGCGCAACCGTCCCTGAATCAGAACCACAGCTGCAGCATACACCCGATCTGGGCTGGAATACTGATGAGCCTGGCCAACCCTTACTGGCTTATCTGGTGGCTCACCCTGGGACTGGGATATGTGATGTTTGCCTATAAATATGGTTTCTGGGGTATTGCCTTTTTCTTTTTCGGCCATATTCTGGCCGACCTGGGCTGGTACTCATTGGTGTCCCTGGCAGTGGCCCAGGGGAAACAGTTCCTGTCCGATCGCCTTTATCATGGCTTTATGGTGTTTTGTGCCCTGTTTCTGCTCGGTTTCGGTTGCTACTTCGGAATTCAGGGGGTCAGAATGTGTTGGTTTTCCTAA
- a CDS encoding MBL fold metallo-hydrolase, which yields MIQEVLLVGLLEVNCYILGDEDTAEAVVIDPGGDAPEILDTLQRKNLQLKMIINTHGHFDHVDANQPLKEATGAPIAIHPADATMLSQPSAEALFFTGGRVRPSEADILLNEGDLVTFGKYQLKVLHTPGHTPGGISLVMQNDPIVYVGDTLFAGSIGRTDFPGGSFEELIRSVREKIFPLGDHYLVMPGHGPATTVGQERKYNPFF from the coding sequence ATGATTCAAGAAGTCTTATTGGTAGGCCTGTTAGAAGTCAATTGTTATATCTTGGGGGACGAAGACACTGCCGAAGCAGTAGTGATTGATCCCGGCGGCGATGCTCCGGAGATTCTTGACACCCTCCAGCGCAAGAACCTGCAATTAAAGATGATCATCAACACCCATGGGCATTTCGATCATGTCGACGCCAACCAGCCGCTGAAGGAGGCTACCGGCGCGCCGATTGCCATTCACCCGGCCGACGCGACCATGCTCAGCCAACCCTCGGCGGAAGCCCTGTTCTTTACCGGTGGCCGGGTGCGCCCTTCTGAGGCTGATATCTTGCTGAATGAGGGAGACCTGGTGACATTTGGCAAATATCAGCTCAAAGTTCTGCATACCCCCGGACATACACCAGGGGGCATCTCTCTGGTAATGCAAAATGATCCGATCGTCTATGTTGGTGATACCTTGTTTGCCGGGTCCATCGGGCGGACTGATTTTCCCGGCGGTTCTTTCGAAGAGTTGATCAGATCGGTGCGCGAAAAGATATTCCCCTTGGGGGACCATTATCTGGTCATGCCCGGTCATGGTCCGGCCACTACCGTGGGCCAGGAACGCAAGTACAATCCTTTTTTTTAA
- the coaBC gene encoding bifunctional phosphopantothenoylcysteine decarboxylase/phosphopantothenate--cysteine ligase CoaBC produces MLREKKILVGVSGGIAAYKAAELVRLLVTSGAGVQVVMTRSAQEFISPLTFEALSGSPVRTALFGPGTVPLEHVSLGQEVDAIVLAPATANLIGKLAAGIGDDLLTTLLLAAIRPVLICPAMNVKMYENRMVQDNLDRLRRAGFHIMPPAAGVLACGAEGWGRLPEPANIVEEVAALLTPKDLEGCQILVTAGPTHEDLDPVRFLTNRSTGKMGYALTRVARRRGANVWLVSGPSTQPCPPGVTRFMVRTALEMQEVVMEHFPQTDVVLMAAAVSDYRPASFVGTKIKRGGEEMILRLNHNPDILLELGKQKTGQILVGFAAETDDLESHALQKLKRKNLDLIVANDINRADSGFAVDTNEVTLIHRDGQVEPLPLLSKEEVADRVLDWVATVWPGSRSGTGHV; encoded by the coding sequence ATCTTGAGAGAAAAAAAAATCCTGGTAGGCGTGTCCGGCGGCATCGCGGCTTATAAGGCCGCCGAACTGGTGCGCTTGCTGGTTACCTCAGGGGCTGGGGTCCAAGTAGTGATGACCCGGAGTGCGCAAGAATTTATCAGCCCCTTAACGTTTGAAGCACTGTCAGGGTCGCCGGTCCGCACCGCCCTGTTTGGTCCCGGCACGGTTCCACTGGAACATGTCAGCCTGGGGCAGGAAGTGGACGCCATTGTCCTGGCCCCGGCGACGGCCAACCTAATCGGCAAACTGGCGGCGGGCATCGGCGATGATCTGCTGACCACTCTGCTCTTAGCCGCCATCCGGCCGGTGTTAATCTGCCCGGCGATGAATGTTAAAATGTATGAAAACCGAATGGTTCAGGATAATTTAGATCGTCTCCGCCGGGCCGGATTTCACATAATGCCGCCAGCGGCGGGAGTATTGGCCTGTGGGGCGGAGGGCTGGGGGCGGTTGCCGGAACCGGCTAACATCGTCGAGGAGGTGGCAGCGCTCTTGACTCCTAAAGATCTGGAGGGCTGCCAGATTTTAGTTACGGCTGGGCCAACTCACGAAGACCTGGACCCGGTGCGGTTTTTGACCAACCGTTCCACCGGCAAAATGGGCTATGCCCTGACCCGGGTGGCCCGACGCCGGGGGGCGAACGTCTGGCTGGTGAGCGGTCCTTCAACACAACCCTGCCCGCCAGGGGTGACGCGCTTTATGGTCCGCACCGCCCTGGAGATGCAAGAAGTGGTGATGGAGCATTTCCCCCAGACGGATGTAGTGTTGATGGCCGCCGCGGTCAGTGATTATCGACCGGCCAGCTTTGTCGGCACCAAGATTAAGCGCGGCGGCGAGGAAATGATCCTCAGACTCAACCATAATCCCGACATTTTGCTGGAGTTGGGCAAGCAGAAGACCGGCCAGATTCTGGTAGGCTTTGCAGCTGAAACCGATGATCTTGAGAGCCACGCCCTGCAAAAACTGAAACGCAAGAATCTGGATCTGATCGTTGCCAACGATATCAACCGAGCTGATTCCGGCTTTGCGGTCGATACCAATGAAGTCACCCTGATCCACCGCGACGGCCAGGTGGAGCCCTTGCCGTTGCTTTCCAAGGAAGAGGTGGCGGACCGGGTCCTGGATTGGGTGGCGACCGTGTGGCCGGGCAGCCGGTCTGGGACTGGTCATGTCTGA